From the Nonlabens marinus S1-08 genome, one window contains:
- a CDS encoding NAD(P)H-dependent flavin oxidoreductase has protein sequence MTNRITQLFNIKYPIIQGGMIWASGWKLASAVSNAGGLGLIGAGSMYPDVLREHIQKTKKATNQPYGVNVPLLYSDLDEILDIIIEEQVPIVFTSAGNPKTYTPQLKAAGIKVVHVVSSVKFALKSQEAGVDAVVAEGFEAGGHNGREESTTFTLIPQVAKAIDIPLLAAGGIATGRGMLAAITLGADGVQVGSRFVCTPEASSHMNFKKAIVEAGEGDTHLTLKELAPVRMMRNKFWNQVQELYKQSPSKEDLTKLLGRARAKKGMFEGDMDEGELEIGQVSGLIDDIVPAAQVVQDMVSEYETARKELIQKSLNA, from the coding sequence ATGACCAATAGAATTACCCAACTCTTCAACATCAAATATCCCATCATACAAGGTGGGATGATCTGGGCAAGTGGCTGGAAACTCGCCAGTGCTGTTAGTAATGCTGGAGGGCTAGGATTGATAGGTGCTGGTTCGATGTACCCAGATGTGTTGCGCGAACACATTCAAAAAACTAAAAAAGCAACAAACCAACCTTATGGGGTAAATGTCCCGTTGCTATATTCAGATCTGGATGAGATTTTAGATATTATCATAGAGGAGCAAGTTCCCATAGTTTTTACCAGTGCAGGAAATCCTAAAACCTATACGCCTCAATTAAAAGCTGCAGGTATTAAGGTGGTCCATGTGGTGAGCTCAGTGAAATTTGCGTTGAAATCTCAAGAAGCTGGTGTGGATGCAGTAGTGGCAGAAGGTTTTGAGGCAGGTGGTCATAATGGTAGGGAAGAATCCACCACTTTTACCTTAATTCCTCAAGTTGCTAAAGCCATTGATATACCACTACTTGCCGCGGGAGGTATTGCCACAGGTAGAGGAATGCTTGCCGCAATTACCCTAGGTGCAGACGGTGTACAAGTAGGAAGTAGGTTTGTATGTACTCCAGAGGCCAGCAGTCATATGAACTTCAAAAAAGCTATAGTGGAAGCTGGTGAAGGTGATACACATCTTACATTAAAGGAGCTCGCTCCAGTACGAATGATGCGCAACAAGTTCTGGAATCAAGTACAAGAACTCTACAAGCAATCGCCATCTAAAGAGGACCTTACTAAATTACTAGGAAGAGCTCGAGCTAAAAAAGGAATGTTTGAAGGCGATATGGATGAAGGAGAATTAGAAATAGGTCAAGTGTCAGGACTTATAGATGACATTGTTCCTGCAGCGCAAGTAGTACAAGATATGGTTTCAGAATATGAAACCGCTAGAAAAGAGCTGATTCAAAAGTCATTGAATGCCTAG
- a CDS encoding ZIP family metal transporter has protein sequence MNYLLPFIAVLIGCLAAFLVKEVSRQRMKLLLAFSGAFLLSAVATEFLPEIYETGDARYGIYLIAGVFVQIILEFFSKGAEHGHLHVHQDVARFPYALFVSLCIHAFLEGMPLQTADGMTYGVAIHKIPIAFIFTGFLVSNKASLWKILLVIGLFSIMSPLGSFIAQHAEFSMDAMLPIKALVAGIVLHVSTTLILESSDGHQFNLAKMLVMLAGAFLAFLL, from the coding sequence ATGAATTATTTATTACCATTTATTGCGGTACTCATAGGCTGTCTTGCTGCTTTTTTAGTGAAGGAAGTGTCCCGACAACGCATGAAGTTATTATTGGCATTTTCAGGAGCATTTTTACTGAGTGCCGTTGCGACAGAATTTCTGCCAGAAATTTATGAAACAGGAGATGCGAGGTATGGCATCTATTTAATCGCAGGTGTTTTTGTACAAATCATACTCGAATTTTTCTCTAAAGGAGCGGAGCATGGACACTTGCATGTACATCAAGATGTTGCTAGGTTTCCTTATGCACTTTTTGTTAGTCTATGTATACATGCTTTTCTAGAAGGAATGCCGCTTCAAACGGCAGACGGAATGACCTATGGAGTGGCTATTCATAAAATTCCAATAGCCTTTATTTTTACTGGATTTCTTGTTTCTAATAAAGCTTCGTTGTGGAAAATTCTTTTAGTCATCGGGTTGTTCTCCATCATGTCTCCATTAGGTAGTTTTATTGCCCAACATGCGGAATTCTCTATGGACGCCATGCTACCTATTAAAGCACTAGTTGCTGGAATAGTGCTGCACGTTTCAACTACTTTAATACTGGAGTCCAGCGATGGACATCAATTCAACCTTGCTAAAATGTTAGTCATGCTTGCTGGGGCTTTCTTGGCTTTTTTGCTTTAA
- a CDS encoding GSCFA domain-containing protein has protein sequence MKFTTPVEISPLEKSIDYDSSIVLLGSCFSQNIGDQLSYFGFQNLINPFGTLFNPHSMATLIEKSLKNEFTAKDVQERFSYFAHSDISGANADDVLTNLKDAGRKLKHRLKTASHLIITLGTAWVYELKENGEIVANCHQQPQKLFNKRLLELEELTASLQGIENVTKSANPDLQIIYTLSPVRHTKDGMVENTRSKARLHEVILQQCERSNSYYFPAYEILMDELRDYRFYAQDMLHPNATAVDYVWLRFRESVLHQKTATTLKAVESYRKLAAHRPKNTKAHQEQLEKSLSILKEQNPQIHIA, from the coding sequence ATGAAATTCACAACACCAGTTGAAATCTCGCCTTTAGAAAAATCTATCGACTATGATAGTTCTATAGTGCTCTTGGGCAGCTGCTTTTCTCAAAATATAGGAGATCAGCTCTCCTATTTTGGGTTTCAGAATCTTATAAATCCATTTGGAACACTTTTCAATCCACACAGCATGGCAACTTTGATTGAAAAGTCCTTAAAAAATGAATTTACAGCAAAGGATGTACAAGAGCGCTTCAGCTACTTTGCTCACTCTGACATTAGTGGCGCAAATGCAGATGACGTTTTAACTAACCTAAAAGATGCAGGAAGGAAACTAAAACACAGATTGAAAACTGCATCACACCTAATCATCACTCTGGGAACTGCCTGGGTCTATGAACTAAAGGAAAATGGAGAAATAGTCGCTAATTGCCATCAACAACCGCAAAAGCTATTCAATAAACGATTGCTTGAGCTGGAAGAACTAACAGCATCCTTACAAGGAATAGAGAATGTAACAAAATCTGCAAATCCGGATCTTCAAATCATTTATACCTTATCACCTGTACGACATACAAAAGACGGTATGGTAGAAAATACCCGCAGCAAAGCACGCTTGCATGAGGTCATTCTACAACAGTGCGAGCGCTCCAACTCCTATTATTTCCCGGCTTATGAAATTTTGATGGACGAGTTACGAGATTATCGTTTTTATGCTCAAGATATGCTCCATCCTAATGCAACCGCTGTGGATTATGTGTGGTTACGCTTTCGCGAAAGCGTACTTCACCAAAAAACTGCTACCACCCTAAAAGCCGTAGAATCTTACCGAAAACTGGCAGCACACCGCCCCAAAAATACTAAAGCACATCAAGAACAACTGGAAAAAAGTCTTTCCATTTTGAAAGAGCAAAACCCACAGATCCATATCGCATGA
- the ettA gene encoding energy-dependent translational throttle protein EttA yields MSDDKQVIFSMSGLSKTYQSTGKQVLKNIYLSFFYGAKIGILGLNGSGKSTLLKIIAGKEKNYQGDIHFLPGYKVGYLEQEPELDESKTVMEIVREGVAETVAILDEYNKINDDFGLEEVYSDADKMEKLMNRQAELQDKIDALNAWELDTKLEIAMDALRTPPGDAEIKNLSGGEKRRVALCRLLLQEPEILLLDEPTNHLDAESVLWLEQHLAQYKGTVIAVTHDRYFLDNVAGWILELDRGEGIPYKGNYSSWLEQKSDRLAKEEKTESKRRKTLQRELDWVRQGAKGRQTKQKARLNNYDKLLNEDQKGKEEKLEIYIPNGPRLGTNVIEATGVSKAFGDKLLYEDLNFVLPQNGIVGIIGPNGAGKTTIFKMIMDEVEPDKGSFEVGETVKLAYVDQDHSNIDPEKSIWENFADGQDMVMMGGKMVNSRAYLSRFNFSGSEQNKKVSTLSGGERNRLHLAMTLKEEGNVLLLDEPTNDLDVNTLRALEEGLENFAGCAVIISHDRWFLDRVCTHIIAFEGDSQVYSYEGSFTEYEENKKKRLGDVTPKRIRYKKLIRD; encoded by the coding sequence ATGAGTGACGATAAACAAGTAATCTTTTCTATGTCAGGTCTTTCAAAGACCTATCAAAGTACTGGAAAACAAGTGCTAAAAAATATTTACCTGAGTTTTTTCTATGGGGCTAAGATTGGTATTCTAGGTCTGAATGGATCTGGTAAATCAACCTTGTTAAAAATTATTGCCGGCAAGGAGAAGAATTATCAAGGGGATATTCACTTCCTACCTGGTTATAAAGTGGGGTATTTAGAACAAGAACCTGAACTGGATGAGTCTAAAACGGTTATGGAAATCGTTAGAGAAGGAGTTGCAGAAACGGTGGCCATTCTTGATGAGTACAATAAGATCAACGACGATTTTGGTCTGGAAGAAGTCTATTCTGACGCTGATAAGATGGAAAAGTTGATGAACCGTCAGGCAGAATTGCAAGATAAGATAGACGCATTGAATGCTTGGGAACTGGATACAAAACTGGAAATCGCCATGGATGCCTTGCGCACGCCACCTGGTGATGCTGAAATTAAAAACCTTTCTGGTGGAGAGAAGCGTAGAGTAGCCTTATGTCGCTTGTTACTCCAGGAACCTGAAATTTTGCTACTGGATGAACCTACCAACCACTTGGATGCAGAATCTGTGTTATGGTTAGAGCAACACTTAGCTCAATACAAAGGAACCGTTATCGCGGTAACTCATGATAGGTATTTCCTTGATAATGTAGCAGGATGGATACTAGAACTGGATCGTGGCGAGGGTATTCCTTATAAAGGAAACTATTCGAGCTGGTTGGAACAAAAGAGTGACCGACTTGCTAAAGAAGAGAAAACGGAATCCAAACGTCGTAAAACGTTGCAGCGAGAGCTGGACTGGGTACGTCAAGGGGCTAAAGGTCGTCAAACCAAGCAAAAAGCACGTTTGAACAACTACGATAAATTGTTAAACGAGGATCAAAAAGGGAAAGAAGAGAAACTAGAGATTTACATCCCTAATGGCCCAAGATTAGGAACAAATGTGATCGAAGCCACTGGAGTAAGTAAGGCTTTTGGTGATAAGTTGCTGTATGAAGATTTGAATTTTGTGTTGCCACAAAACGGGATTGTAGGGATCATAGGTCCTAACGGTGCGGGTAAAACTACCATTTTCAAAATGATCATGGATGAGGTAGAGCCGGATAAAGGTTCCTTTGAAGTGGGGGAAACAGTAAAACTTGCTTATGTAGATCAAGACCATTCTAACATCGATCCAGAAAAATCAATTTGGGAAAATTTTGCAGACGGTCAGGATATGGTGATGATGGGTGGTAAGATGGTAAATTCAAGAGCCTACTTGAGCCGCTTTAATTTCTCAGGATCAGAACAAAACAAGAAAGTAAGCACACTATCTGGTGGGGAACGCAACAGATTACACCTAGCCATGACTTTAAAGGAAGAAGGTAATGTGTTACTACTTGATGAGCCTACAAATGATCTAGATGTAAACACGCTTAGAGCTTTAGAAGAAGGGCTTGAAAATTTTGCAGGTTGTGCGGTAATTATTAGTCACGACAGGTGGTTTTTAGACCGTGTGTGTACGCACATCATTGCGTTTGAAGGCGATTCACAAGTCTATTCTTATGAGGGAAGTTTTACAGAGTATGAAGAGAATAAGAAGAAGCGATTAGGTGATGTCACTCCTAAGAGAATCCGTTACAAAAAATTGATTAGGGACTAG
- a CDS encoding zinc-dependent peptidase gives MPRDNYDWLAPYGFAFVGVILLSAIVHLVLRWAQNKYDFLWYRQVMSFRKLSLSRKQTLETFSFYKNLDSTYQKQFEHRVACFITDKVFRRRSGAQVTDVQKVTISCVAVMLTFGRRNYMMDQLETILIFEEPFTSAANSQKHKGEYNPRAAVLALSWPDVLKGIKDAKDNFHLALHEFTHVIHIESERAQHIDAMRYHKYHQLILIRLMQKDLRRTMERSPFFREYAFTNQYEFMAVLTEYFFESYEELKAQFPQLHELMSKALLFEEKWMS, from the coding sequence TTGCCACGTGACAACTATGATTGGCTCGCGCCTTATGGTTTTGCCTTTGTAGGTGTCATTTTACTATCAGCGATAGTGCATCTTGTCTTGCGTTGGGCGCAGAACAAGTATGACTTTCTATGGTACCGTCAGGTAATGAGCTTTAGAAAGTTATCGCTTTCGCGAAAGCAAACTCTAGAGACCTTTTCCTTTTATAAAAATCTTGATTCTACCTATCAAAAACAATTTGAACACCGTGTCGCCTGCTTTATAACAGATAAAGTTTTCCGTAGGCGAAGTGGTGCGCAAGTTACTGATGTCCAGAAAGTAACTATAAGTTGTGTAGCAGTGATGCTCACGTTTGGAAGACGCAATTACATGATGGATCAACTGGAAACCATTTTGATTTTTGAAGAACCTTTTACAAGTGCTGCCAACTCTCAAAAGCATAAAGGAGAATACAATCCACGCGCAGCAGTTCTTGCCTTGTCATGGCCTGATGTGCTGAAAGGAATAAAAGATGCAAAAGACAATTTTCATCTAGCGCTTCATGAGTTTACCCACGTGATTCACATTGAAAGTGAGCGAGCACAGCACATAGATGCCATGAGGTATCATAAATACCACCAATTGATTCTTATACGTTTAATGCAGAAGGACTTGCGACGTACTATGGAACGCTCACCATTTTTTCGAGAATATGCCTTTACAAATCAATACGAATTCATGGCTGTATTGACAGAGTACTTTTTCGAATCCTATGAAGAATTGAAAGCTCAATTTCCCCAATTGCACGAATTGATGAGCAAAGCGCTTTTATTTGAAGAGAAATGGATGAGTTAG
- a CDS encoding class I SAM-dependent methyltransferase translates to MSDRKEPITWYASWFDTPYYHILYRDRDYKEAGEFMKSLTSHLGLQPQAQILDLACGRGRHSIFLNRLGYDVTGVDLSESSIAFAKAKLNHIESGNLELGELGTGPVDLDRIKFKVHNMTEPFPAKFDAIFNLFTSFGYFDDPADNLKTIKAIKKSLKPEGAAVIDFFNVKKVVEHLVPYDEKTEKGIVFQQTRKFKDGYIFKDIEFVDDKNRYHFTERVQALTLADFENYFAAAGMRLENVYGNYQLEPFDEASSDRLILIIKSATY, encoded by the coding sequence ATGAGCGATAGAAAAGAACCGATCACGTGGTATGCCAGTTGGTTTGACACACCTTATTACCACATTCTCTATAGAGATCGAGATTATAAGGAAGCAGGAGAGTTTATGAAAAGCCTCACATCACATCTAGGGTTACAGCCACAAGCTCAAATCTTAGATCTGGCCTGCGGTCGTGGCCGCCATAGCATTTTCTTGAACAGATTAGGCTATGACGTTACTGGTGTGGACTTGAGTGAGAGTAGTATCGCTTTCGCGAAAGCGAAATTAAACCACATAGAATCTGGAAATCTAGAATTAGGTGAACTAGGTACAGGTCCCGTGGATCTAGATCGTATCAAATTTAAGGTTCACAACATGACGGAACCTTTTCCTGCAAAGTTCGATGCCATTTTCAATTTATTTACCAGCTTCGGATATTTTGATGATCCTGCAGATAATTTAAAGACCATAAAAGCTATTAAAAAAAGTTTGAAGCCAGAGGGCGCGGCTGTGATCGATTTTTTCAACGTGAAAAAGGTAGTAGAACACTTAGTTCCGTATGATGAAAAAACAGAAAAAGGAATCGTGTTCCAGCAAACTAGAAAATTCAAAGACGGCTATATTTTCAAAGACATTGAATTTGTAGACGATAAAAACCGGTATCATTTCACCGAACGTGTCCAGGCCTTGACACTTGCCGATTTTGAAAATTACTTTGCTGCCGCTGGCATGCGATTAGAGAACGTTTACGGCAATTACCAATTGGAGCCTTTTGATGAAGCAAGTTCTGATCGTTTGATTCTGATTATTAAATCCGCAACCTATTAA
- a CDS encoding THUMP domain-containing class I SAM-dependent RNA methyltransferase, translating into MSQNFKMIAKTLFGLEEVLEQELKNLGAMDVEKGVRMVSFKGDQGFMYKANMMLRTAIRILKPIHSFRARNEVDLYDGIYQMDWSKYLTPHDTLAVNATVSSQYFNHSQYIALKTKDAIVDQLREKYGRRPDVDTKQPDLRISVHINDQTVDVSLDSSGEPLYKRGYRDQTNVAPINEVLAAGLILLSDWDQRSEFIDPMCGSGTIAIEAAMIGANIAPNINRTEFGFEKWPDYDNALFENIQASCLKKIRGFDGKIIARDADGYTVEKALENVKNANLEDFVSVEKGDFFRDHQSAQSFLMFNPPYDERLEINMEEFYKEIGDTLKSRYTGSTAWMITGNLEALKHVGLRPSRRIKLFNGKLEARLVKYEMYRGSKKASKQD; encoded by the coding sequence ATGTCGCAAAATTTTAAGATGATCGCCAAAACCCTTTTTGGCCTAGAAGAAGTCCTGGAACAGGAACTCAAAAATCTGGGCGCCATGGACGTGGAAAAAGGCGTGCGAATGGTCAGTTTTAAAGGTGATCAAGGATTTATGTACAAAGCTAATATGATGCTGCGCACAGCGATTCGTATCTTGAAGCCTATCCACAGCTTCCGCGCGCGAAATGAGGTGGATTTGTACGACGGGATTTATCAAATGGACTGGTCAAAATATTTGACGCCGCATGATACGCTGGCGGTGAACGCCACAGTTTCTTCTCAATACTTTAATCACAGTCAATACATCGCTTTAAAAACAAAGGATGCGATTGTGGACCAACTGAGAGAGAAATACGGCCGTCGTCCAGATGTAGATACAAAACAACCAGATTTACGAATCTCTGTACACATCAATGATCAAACCGTAGATGTTTCCCTGGATAGTAGTGGTGAACCCTTGTACAAAAGAGGTTATCGCGATCAGACTAATGTGGCTCCTATTAATGAGGTGCTCGCCGCTGGACTTATTTTATTGAGCGATTGGGATCAACGCTCAGAATTTATTGACCCGATGTGTGGTAGTGGGACCATAGCCATTGAGGCTGCAATGATAGGAGCTAATATCGCTCCCAATATCAACCGTACTGAATTCGGTTTTGAGAAGTGGCCCGATTATGATAATGCACTATTTGAAAATATTCAGGCAAGTTGCTTGAAAAAAATACGAGGCTTTGATGGTAAAATCATCGCTCGCGATGCAGATGGTTACACGGTAGAGAAAGCACTGGAAAACGTGAAGAATGCAAATCTAGAAGACTTTGTAAGTGTGGAAAAAGGTGATTTTTTTAGAGATCATCAAAGCGCTCAATCCTTTTTGATGTTCAACCCGCCTTATGATGAACGATTGGAAATCAATATGGAGGAGTTCTATAAGGAAATAGGAGACACCTTGAAATCGAGATATACCGGCAGTACGGCCTGGATGATTACAGGAAATCTAGAAGCGTTAAAGCACGTAGGTTTGCGTCCTTCTCGCAGGATCAAACTATTTAATGGAAAGCTAGAGGCGCGACTTGTCAAGTATGAGATGTACCGTGGTTCTAAAAAAGCGAGCAAGCAGGATTAA
- the trhA gene encoding PAQR family membrane homeostasis protein TrhA — protein sequence MPRAQTALEERWNVITHGFGFLVFVIASYFLLTEAVESVAPYALMGIIIYCVSQLFLYAASTSYHYAKPEKIKWTLRKMDHISIYFSIAGTYTPVCLISLEQTSGWMILTAVWSIVLFGTIWKLFFTGKFEAFSSILYLVMGWMVIIDVGALQDAFSTAEMNWLIAGGISFSVGIIFYAWNRLFFNHVIWHFFVLGGSLSHLIMVWLILTT from the coding sequence ATGCCTAGAGCTCAAACCGCACTGGAAGAGCGTTGGAATGTCATTACCCATGGCTTCGGATTTCTAGTTTTTGTTATTGCAAGCTATTTTTTGCTGACTGAAGCTGTTGAAAGCGTAGCGCCGTACGCGTTAATGGGAATTATTATCTATTGTGTATCGCAATTGTTTTTGTATGCGGCATCTACTTCATACCACTATGCCAAGCCAGAAAAAATCAAATGGACGCTTCGCAAAATGGATCATATTTCCATTTATTTTTCCATTGCGGGAACCTACACACCAGTTTGTCTCATAAGCTTAGAACAGACCAGCGGCTGGATGATACTAACAGCTGTTTGGAGCATAGTACTCTTCGGTACCATTTGGAAATTGTTTTTCACAGGAAAATTCGAGGCGTTTTCAAGCATCTTGTATTTAGTGATGGGATGGATGGTCATTATTGACGTAGGTGCATTGCAAGACGCTTTTAGCACAGCTGAAATGAACTGGCTGATTGCTGGCGGCATTTCCTTTTCCGTTGGGATTATATTTTATGCTTGGAACAGGTTGTTCTTTAACCATGTAATCTGGCATTTCTTTGTTTTAGGTGGGAGCCTAAGTCATTTGATAATGGTGTGGCTGATACTTACTACTTAA
- a CDS encoding DUF4230 domain-containing protein produces the protein MKRIKNLVTGAIIMLLMVLIYNFFHGANEERDTLEAQTSLIEKQVRNVSKLVVTEATYAKVYTYQNTKSYGWDFFESKKTALLSSNAQVTVGYDLKKMHFQIDAAQKTIRILNIPPPEININPRLSYYNLENGLVNKFEAADLNRMERLIAKDLRSKIEKSDIVSNAQNRLFSELSQIYVLTSSFGWTLEYDGSPLTSDDDWKAVLD, from the coding sequence ATGAAACGAATTAAAAATCTAGTTACTGGCGCCATTATTATGTTGCTTATGGTTCTCATATATAATTTTTTTCATGGTGCCAATGAGGAAAGAGACACGCTGGAAGCTCAAACGTCCTTGATTGAAAAGCAAGTACGCAACGTGAGTAAACTAGTGGTGACTGAGGCTACCTATGCCAAGGTATATACCTATCAGAACACTAAAAGTTATGGCTGGGACTTTTTTGAGAGCAAGAAAACTGCTCTTTTAAGCTCTAATGCTCAAGTAACTGTAGGCTATGATCTAAAGAAAATGCACTTTCAGATTGACGCAGCTCAAAAGACGATTCGCATACTGAACATACCACCACCAGAAATAAATATCAATCCTAGATTGAGTTACTATAACTTAGAAAATGGTCTGGTCAATAAATTTGAAGCGGCGGACTTAAATCGTATGGAACGTCTCATAGCAAAAGACTTGAGAAGCAAGATCGAAAAAAGTGATATTGTAAGTAACGCACAGAACAGGCTGTTCAGTGAGTTGAGTCAGATCTATGTCTTGACCAGTAGCTTTGGGTGGACCTTAGAGTACGACGGCTCGCCACTAACGAGCGACGATGATTGGAAAGCAGTTCTGGACTGA
- a CDS encoding RNA polymerase sigma factor, with the protein MSQVSENEILTLVASPNTLDKGFRILVKQHQQQLYWQIRKILLNHEDTDDVLQNVFIKIFKGLPKFKGESKLSTWMFRIAYNESMTFLKRKSKILQINDAQMQDYLVDQLEADVYFTGDAIQLELQKALAQLPDRQKEIFNMRYYDEIKFKDIAEILELSEGAVKSSYHIAAKKVEAYLKRD; encoded by the coding sequence ATGAGCCAAGTATCCGAAAACGAAATTCTAACTCTCGTTGCCAGCCCTAACACTTTAGATAAGGGCTTTCGTATATTGGTAAAACAGCATCAGCAACAATTGTACTGGCAAATACGTAAGATTCTTTTGAACCATGAGGATACGGACGACGTTTTACAAAATGTGTTTATTAAGATTTTTAAAGGATTGCCTAAATTTAAAGGAGAAAGCAAGTTAAGCACATGGATGTTCCGCATTGCTTATAATGAAAGCATGACTTTCTTAAAGCGGAAGTCTAAAATATTGCAGATTAACGATGCGCAAATGCAGGATTATCTTGTAGATCAACTGGAGGCTGATGTCTATTTTACCGGCGATGCAATACAACTAGAACTTCAAAAGGCACTGGCTCAATTGCCAGACCGTCAAAAGGAAATTTTCAACATGCGCTATTATGATGAGATCAAGTTCAAGGATATTGCAGAGATTTTAGAATTAAGTGAAGGAGCAGTAAAATCAAGCTATCACATTGCTGCAAAAAAGGTAGAAGCGTACCTTAAAAGAGATTAA
- a CDS encoding CAL67264 family membrane protein: MAMNKNGVLGWATLIMIVIGIALIAMGAFRYRDIAGYGFASVGIGFFAIAWVFNALKGRV, from the coding sequence ATGGCAATGAATAAAAATGGAGTTCTAGGATGGGCAACTTTAATTATGATTGTAATAGGTATTGCATTGATTGCAATGGGAGCCTTCCGTTATCGTGATATTGCAGGTTATGGTTTTGCATCTGTTGGTATTGGTTTTTTTGCCATCGCTTGGGTGTTTAACGCTTTGAAAGGAAGGGTTTAG
- a CDS encoding Bax inhibitor-1/YccA family protein, with amino-acid sequence MQPTEYNPSSNYQSLIEVTDDTRAAFYRKTYGHVALATLLFIIVETILLRIDPLVELMLSLTQGWKWLLVLGAFMFATNYAEKLAHTTHDKTKQYLALLLFVVAEAIIFVPLLYIAIFYMEGDYFSVINQAAIMTLALFTGLSAVVLITKKDFSFLRSFLAIGFVIAVGAIVAGMIFGFNLGLVFSAGMIVLAAGTILYQTSQLVHKYSTDQYVGASLGLFASLMLLFWYILSIFMSND; translated from the coding sequence ATGCAACCTACAGAATATAATCCGTCATCTAATTACCAATCACTGATTGAGGTAACTGACGATACCAGAGCCGCGTTCTATCGTAAAACATACGGTCATGTTGCTCTAGCGACCTTACTTTTTATCATTGTAGAAACGATCTTACTGCGCATTGATCCTTTAGTAGAATTGATGTTGTCTTTAACCCAAGGATGGAAATGGCTTTTAGTTTTAGGAGCTTTTATGTTTGCAACAAACTATGCAGAAAAACTAGCTCATACCACACACGATAAAACCAAGCAATACCTTGCGCTGTTATTATTTGTAGTTGCAGAAGCTATCATTTTTGTGCCATTGCTCTACATCGCTATTTTTTATATGGAAGGTGATTACTTCTCTGTCATCAATCAAGCCGCCATTATGACGCTGGCGTTGTTTACAGGTTTGAGTGCCGTGGTTTTAATTACTAAAAAAGATTTTTCGTTCCTGCGCAGTTTTCTTGCGATAGGTTTTGTGATTGCCGTTGGTGCCATTGTTGCTGGGATGATTTTTGGATTCAATCTAGGGTTAGTGTTTAGTGCTGGAATGATTGTTTTAGCTGCGGGAACTATATTGTATCAAACCTCACAGTTAGTTCACAAATATTCCACAGATCAATATGTAGGTGCTTCCTTAGGTTTATTTGCCTCCTTGATGTTGCTGTTTTGGTACATCTTGAGCATCTTCATGTCTAACGATTAA
- a CDS encoding RDD family protein produces the protein MQQDPFLDNEQTGDSEELIFVGFWPRALALLLDSLIVGIPIAIANIYNLLILKSFLFFVLISMISIAYKPLMEGIYGATLGKMSMGMKVVDYNGEAINAAQAILRSVFTIGQSFFTIPVYWFVFNDLDLMELTNYFELSLQMAASYPILNVISGVSTLILFIETLTLLMDPPYWRSLHDRIAKTYVIEK, from the coding sequence ATGCAACAAGATCCTTTTCTAGATAACGAACAAACAGGTGATAGTGAGGAGTTGATTTTCGTCGGTTTCTGGCCTAGAGCACTCGCATTACTATTAGATTCTTTGATTGTAGGCATTCCTATAGCCATAGCAAACATCTATAATTTATTGATTCTTAAGAGTTTTTTGTTTTTTGTATTGATTTCCATGATTTCCATAGCCTATAAACCATTGATGGAGGGTATTTATGGTGCAACTCTAGGGAAAATGAGTATGGGAATGAAAGTAGTTGATTATAATGGTGAGGCCATCAATGCGGCGCAAGCCATATTGCGCAGTGTATTTACTATCGGGCAGTCCTTTTTTACCATTCCCGTATACTGGTTTGTTTTTAACGATCTTGATTTGATGGAACTCACTAATTATTTTGAACTGAGTTTGCAAATGGCAGCTTCCTATCCTATTCTAAATGTGATTTCTGGAGTGAGTACCTTGATCCTTTTCATTGAGACACTAACCCTTTTGATGGATCCACCATATTGGCGCTCATTACATGATAGGATTGCAAAGACGTATGTAATTGAAAAGTAA